A region of Dermochelys coriacea isolate rDerCor1 chromosome 1, rDerCor1.pri.v4, whole genome shotgun sequence DNA encodes the following proteins:
- the NAA16 gene encoding N-alpha-acetyltransferase 16, NatA auxiliary subunit isoform X7, with product MPSVLLPPKESNLFKRILKCYEQKQYKNGLKFCKMILSNPKFAEHGETLAMKGLTLNCLGKKEEAYEFVRKGLRNDVKSHVCWHVYGLLQRSDKKYDEAIKCYRNALKLDKDNLQILRDLSLLQIQMRDLEGYRETRYQLLQLRPTQRASWIGYAIAYHLLKDYDMALKLLEEFRKTQQIPPNKIDYEYSELILYQNQVMREADLFQESLEHIETYEKQICDKLVVEEIKGEMLLKLGRLNEAGEIYKELIDRNAENWYYYEGLEKAIQPSTLEERLQIYEEVSKRHPRAVSPRRLPLNFVPGETFRELMDKFLRVNFSKGCPPLFTALKSLYYNTEKELSNLLLDDNGLFGNIN from the exons aaatgtTACgaacaaaaacaatacaaaaatggACTCAAGTTTTGCAAGATGATCCTCTCCAACCCGAAGTTTGCTGAACATGGAG AGACCTTGGCTATGAAAGGACTGACCTTGAACTGTTTAGGGAAGAAAGAAGAAGCATACGAATTCGTTCGTAAAGGACTTCGTAATGATGTAAAGAGTCATGTCT GTTGGCATGTGTACGGACTCTTGCAGCGTTCTGATAAGAAATATGATGAAGCTATTAAATGTTATCGAAATGCTCTCAAATTAGATAAAGACAATCTACAGATCCTAAGAGATCTTTCATTGTTGCAGATCCAAATGCGAGATCTAGAAGGATACAGA gagaCAAGGTATCAGCTACTTCAGCTGCGTCCAACACAACGGGCTTCATGGATTGGATATGCTATTGCATATCATTTGTTAAAAGATTATGATATGGCCTTAAAACTCCTGGAAGAGTTTAGAAAAACTCAACAG ATTCCTCCTAATAAAATAGATTATGAATATAGTGAACTGATCCTATATCAGAACCAAGTGATGAGAGAGGCAGATCTATTTCAAGAGTCTTTAGAACATATAGAAACATATGAGAAGCAAATATGTGACAAGCTTGTTGTAGAAGAAatcaaag GAGAAATGTTGTTGAAGTTGGGAAGACTAAACGAAGCTGGTGAAATATACAAAGAATTAATTGATCGGAATGCAGAAAATTGGTATTATTATGAAGGCTTGGAAAAGGCCATACAACCTA GCACTTTAGAAGAGAGGCTTCAGATTTATGAAGAAGTTAGTAAAAGACATCCCAGAGCAGTTTCACCTAGAAGATTACCTTTAAACTTTGTTCCAG GTGAAACATTTAGAGAACTAATGGATAAGTTCCTGAGGGTTAACTTCAGTAAAGGCTGCCCACCCTTGTTTACCGCTTTGAAATCTTTATATTACAATACAGAAAAG
- the NAA16 gene encoding N-alpha-acetyltransferase 16, NatA auxiliary subunit isoform X8, producing the protein MPSVLLPPKESNLFKRILKCYEQKQYKNGLKFCKMILSNPKFAEHGETLAMKGLTLNCLGKKEEAYEFVRKGLRNDVKSHVCWHVYGLLQRSDKKYDEAIKCYRNALKLDKDNLQILRDLSLLQIQMRDLEGYRETRYQLLQLRPTQRASWIGYAIAYHLLKDYDMALKLLEEFRKTQQIPPNKIDYEYSELILYQNQVMREADLFQESLEHIETYEKQICDKLVVEEIKGEMLLKLGRLNEAGEIYKELIDRNAENWYYYEGLEKAIQPSTLEERLQIYEEVSKRHPRAVSPRRLPLNFVPGETFRELMDKFLRVNFSKGCPPLFTALKSLYYNTEKVR; encoded by the exons aaatgtTACgaacaaaaacaatacaaaaatggACTCAAGTTTTGCAAGATGATCCTCTCCAACCCGAAGTTTGCTGAACATGGAG AGACCTTGGCTATGAAAGGACTGACCTTGAACTGTTTAGGGAAGAAAGAAGAAGCATACGAATTCGTTCGTAAAGGACTTCGTAATGATGTAAAGAGTCATGTCT GTTGGCATGTGTACGGACTCTTGCAGCGTTCTGATAAGAAATATGATGAAGCTATTAAATGTTATCGAAATGCTCTCAAATTAGATAAAGACAATCTACAGATCCTAAGAGATCTTTCATTGTTGCAGATCCAAATGCGAGATCTAGAAGGATACAGA gagaCAAGGTATCAGCTACTTCAGCTGCGTCCAACACAACGGGCTTCATGGATTGGATATGCTATTGCATATCATTTGTTAAAAGATTATGATATGGCCTTAAAACTCCTGGAAGAGTTTAGAAAAACTCAACAG ATTCCTCCTAATAAAATAGATTATGAATATAGTGAACTGATCCTATATCAGAACCAAGTGATGAGAGAGGCAGATCTATTTCAAGAGTCTTTAGAACATATAGAAACATATGAGAAGCAAATATGTGACAAGCTTGTTGTAGAAGAAatcaaag GAGAAATGTTGTTGAAGTTGGGAAGACTAAACGAAGCTGGTGAAATATACAAAGAATTAATTGATCGGAATGCAGAAAATTGGTATTATTATGAAGGCTTGGAAAAGGCCATACAACCTA GCACTTTAGAAGAGAGGCTTCAGATTTATGAAGAAGTTAGTAAAAGACATCCCAGAGCAGTTTCACCTAGAAGATTACCTTTAAACTTTGTTCCAG GTGAAACATTTAGAGAACTAATGGATAAGTTCCTGAGGGTTAACTTCAGTAAAGGCTGCCCACCCTTGTTTACCGCTTTGAAATCTTTATATTACAATACAGAAAAG